GGCGCTGGCCATGGGCAAGTACTCGATTGACGACAGCGAGGAGCCCCAGGCGCAGCGCAGTTTCGGGCCGGGCGCCTTGGTGTTGGCCCCGCTCGACGGCCGGCTGGTGCCGGCGGCTCCTAAACGCGAGCGGCTCGCCGCGCTGGCGGCGCGCGTCCACGCCCTGGCCGCGCCGGCCTCCGACTACGGCCCGGCCGTGGTCGTCACGCCCCCTGAGGTGTGGGAAGACCTCCCGCGCCAGGAGCGCGCGGCCTTCACCTATCTCGGCTCTCCCAGCCGCTGGTTCGAGCCGGACGACGGCGTGGCGGTTGAGTTTATGATTGACACTACCGGTGATAGTAAGATCGGCCCCACAGGTTCGCACACAGCGATGGTAGAGGCGATGGGCGCTTGGTCCACCGTCTCGGAGTCGAACCTACTGCTCGCCGACGGCGGTGATACCGCGCCGGCTCAGTTCAACACCTGCTCGGGAGGCAACCGCATCGTCTTCAATGATCCATACAACGAGATCAGCAACCCCTCGGGTTGCAGCGGGGTACTGGCCATTGGCGGATACTGTTCCAATGGTGAAACCCGGGTGATCAACGGCACCACGTTCAATCGCATCGCCATCGGCAAGGTGACCTTCAATAATGGCTGGTCGAGTTGCTCGTTCTGGAACCAATGCAATATCGCCGAGGTCGCCACCCACGAACTCGGCCACGCCATCGGCTTGGGACACTCCGGCGTTAGCACCGCCACCATGGCCCCAATGGCGCACTTCGACGGGCGCTGTGCCGGCCTGGCCGCGGACGATATCGCCGCGGCGCAGTTCATTTACCCCGGTAACCGCGTCCCCGGAACGCCAACTCCGACCCCAACCGCCACCGCCACCCGTCCGCCCAGCCGCACCCCGACGCGTACACCAACGCGCACGGCCACCGCTACACGAACACCGACAGCAACCTTGCGCCCGAGCGCCACGCCGACCGCCACCGCCACACGCCGCCCGAGCGCGACGCGCACCGCCACCCGGGTGCCCACCCGTACCCCAACCGCCACCGCCACCCGCACTTCGACTTCGACACCGCGGCCGACGGTAACTCGCACGCCGTCACGGTCACCGACCCGCACCTGGACACGCGTGCCCACCCGAACCCGGACGCCAACCTGGACGCGGGTGCCGACACGCACTCCCACGCGGACATGGACGCCCTTCGGCTACCGCTCACCGACGCCCAGCCGGACGCCGACCGCGACCTCCACTGCGACACCGACAGTGACCGTGGCCGAAGCCACACCAACCACGGCCGCTGGCGGGCTGACGATCAATCGTCCGGCGGCCGATTCACGCCGGCAACGGATTCGACGGCTATATCTGAACGCGCCGCGGGCTCACTAGCTACGCTCTCTGCTGTCCACGACGACGTCAGAAGGCAACCCGCGCCCGGCGCGGTAACATTACCGATCTGTTGCGTGAAGCGCTCCATCTCATTGATGAGCGCGACGAAATCCGGGAAGCCGTGGCTCGAGCAGCGGCGGAAGCCCCCCGCGGCGAGTTCGTTGATGGAGAAGCAGTTGTGCGCGAAGCCCGGAAGCTCGTCCGACAGAAGGTGGAGGCTGGCCACGGAGGATGAGCGCGCGCTTTCGTTTGACGAAGTCCGCCGCAAACGATCTCCTGCAGATTGCCGATTACATCTCCGGCGAAGATCCAGCGGCCGCTGAGCGTGTGATTGATGACATCGTTTCGGCGATCGAGAACCTGATCAAGTTTCCCGCAATGGGGCGCATTCGAGAGGACCTAGCCGACCGGCGTCACCGCGTGTGACCGGTGGGCCGGCTCTTGATCTTCTACCGGTCCTCGATCTCGAACTCACGCGGCCCGAGACTTCAGCTCGAAGACTGCAACCGACACGTGGCCTTTTGGTCTTCCGTTGCTAACGAGCCGATCGATTTCCTTGAGTGTTGTCGGTGCAAGGAACACCTCCCCACATTGACCGCAGACCTCAGCTTGAAGGTTCTTAACGAGGTAGCGTTAGCCACCCCATTCATGCATGTGTTCGATCCGGCGGCGCCGCCGCGGGTCCTTGCAGTAGTAGCACGTCCTCATTTCTTCTCCTTTCGGACCCGGAAATCCTCCTACAATTCGGGGTTGGGTCGATAAACCGTGATGATCACCAACGTTCCTTCGTGAATGGCGCCGACCGTGTGAATCGGTTCATCCCGTTCGGTGAATCCAAGCAGCGGGTGGGAGTGCCCGCGTGGATCGTCTGGGTAGTCCTCCAGCAGTTCGAGGCGCTCTGACGAGAGCGCCTTTTCGAAGTACGTGATGCCTGGTGTCGGTGGTGCGCCATGGTCATCCGGAGGTGCGCCGGCGGCTGACCCTCGACCGCTTCGTCGCCCTCGACCATGTGCTCGTCGATCCCATGGGACTGCTTGGGCCGGCGATGGTTGACGCGGCGCTCGCCGCGTGCGGCCGGGCGCGCCGCATCATGGTGACCGTCCCGGATTTCTAGACAGCCGCGCAGCTGGTGGTACGCACGAACCTGGCGGCTCGATCAGCCGTTGGGCGCGACAACGCCGCGGCCTTTGATCGTACCCTCGCGTAGCCGCTCATACACGTGCGGCGCCTGTTCGAGCGGGAACAACTCGACCTGGGTCTTGATCTTCCCCGCTTGCGCCAACGTCACCACTTCGCTCAGCTCCGGTATGCTGCCGTAGAATACGGAGGCAACGGAGAGCTCGGTGGGCACGCCGAGATAGCTGAATGACAGCGCGCCGCCGGCGATCCCGACGAGTGTCAGGTGTCCCAAGCGGCGTGACACAGCGACGGCGAGTTGCAACGTGGCGTCGGAACCGACGATATCGAGCACCAGTTCCGCGCCCGCACCGCGAGTGAGGTCGCGGATGTGGTCGGCGGCCCGATCGTCTGAGGCGACGACCGCATCGGCCCCGAGCGACTTGGCGGCGGTGAGCTTCTCGGCGGACACGTCGACCGCCACCACGCCAGCGGGCGACAACGCCTTGAGGATCTGAATTGCCATCTGCCCCAACCCGCCGGCGCCGATGATCACCGCGGTCGATCCGGGACGCAGCAGCGAGAGCGAGCGCTTGACGGCGTGATAAGTCGTCAAGCCGGCATCCGTCAGCGGCGCGGCCTGACGCGGGTCGAGGCCGCCGAGCGGACACAGAAAGCGCGCGGACGGCACGATCATGTGCGACGCCATACCGCCGTCGTGGCCGAGTCCGCCGCCGAAGAACAGCGGCGCGACCTCGCAGTAGTTCTCGGCGCCGACACGGCACGCGGGGCAGCGGCCGCAGCCCCACACGCTGTACACAATCACCGGGTCACCCGCGGCCCAGCCGCTGACGCCCGGACCAAGCCGCTCGACCCACCCGGCGTTCTCGTGACCGAGCGTGAACGGCAGCGTGTAGGGTAGCGCGCCGGCGGGGAAGTCCATGACGTGCAAATCGGAGTGGCACACGCCCGCGCCGCCGACTTTGACCAGCACCTCGCCGGGACCGGGCTCGCGGATGTCTACGTCGCGCAGCTCCGGCGCCGCTTGCCATTGCGTCATGCGATAAGCTTTCACGGTTTCCTCCCGTCGCGCTTGCCCCACACGCGCCGGTGCGTGCTTGAGAGAAGGACGTCCGTTGTGCCATCGGGCAGAACCAGATCCGCAGCGGTGCCGGGCGGGACTGTAATCTCAATGCTGCCACGCTCCGCATCCGTGAGCTGCCAGGAGATCTCGATGCGGCCATGAGGGGAGTCGTGATGCGTACGGGCGCCGGTGATCCCGCCGCCCGGTCGGGGTGCGACCCGGAACCGCCGGTATCCGGGCTCGACGATCTGGAGGCCGGCCACGTAGCGATGCAGGAAAGAGATAACCGCGCCCTTGCTGTAGTGGTTCAGCGAGGCGTGGGCGACACCATCGACGTCGATGCCGCCCCATTCCTCCCAGATCGTGGTGGAACCGCGCGCGCTCATCAGAAGCCACGACGGCTCCGTGTCCTGAAAGAGCAGCTCGTAGGCCACCTCCAGGTGTCCGGTGTCGGCGAGAACGGGGAGCAGGAACGCTGTGGAGAGGAACCCGGTGCCGAGGTGGGTTCCGGCGGCGCGGATGAGCGCGACGAGGTCGTTCGCCGCCGGCGCGCGCAGCTCCTGCGGGACGAGATCGAAAGCAAGAGCACGAACGAGGGTGGCTTGCGTGTGCGGCGTGATCCGGCCGCCGCCGCCGATGAACTCACGCTGCCACGCAGCGCGGGCGCTTTCGGCGAGCCGGCCGTAGCGCTCAGCATCGGCGCGACGGCCGAGGACGGCTGCCATCTGCGCGAGTTCGGAGGCGGAACGATAGAGATAGGCGGTGGCCAGCGCACCGTGGTCGCTGGCCACCGCGAGGCTGATCGCGTCGGCGAGGGACTGCCCCGGCTCCAGCCACTCGCCGAAATGAAAGCCGGAATCCCAGATGCAGCGCTCGTGTGGCGCCGGCTCGGGCGCACGCTCGACCCGTGAGGGGTGCCGGGCGCTAGCCGCCGCGCGCGCGGCGAATTCCACCCACGCGGCCATCGACGGCCACTGCTCG
The genomic region above belongs to Deltaproteobacteria bacterium and contains:
- a CDS encoding matrixin family metalloprotease yields the protein MRVRAILLLCGTMVSLLWVGRSHATTFVLMNEQELAAQSVAVVVARVSHIESAARDDDSAIHTYVFLDTETVLAGHLPPAQPLVLKEPGGTVGGRTQWVFGAPEFWVGERALLFLSRNSDGTLQTTALAMGKYSIDDSEEPQAQRSFGPGALVLAPLDGRLVPAAPKRERLAALAARVHALAAPASDYGPAVVVTPPEVWEDLPRQERAAFTYLGSPSRWFEPDDGVAVEFMIDTTGDSKIGPTGSHTAMVEAMGAWSTVSESNLLLADGGDTAPAQFNTCSGGNRIVFNDPYNEISNPSGCSGVLAIGGYCSNGETRVINGTTFNRIAIGKVTFNNGWSSCSFWNQCNIAEVATHELGHAIGLGHSGVSTATMAPMAHFDGRCAGLAADDIAAAQFIYPGNRVPGTPTPTPTATATRPPSRTPTRTPTRTATATRTPTATLRPSATPTATATRRPSATRTATRVPTRTPTATATRTSTSTPRPTVTRTPSRSPTRTWTRVPTRTRTPTWTRVPTRTPTRTWTPFGYRSPTPSRTPTATSTATPTVTVAEATPTTAAGGLTINRPAADSRRQRIRRLYLNAPRAH
- a CDS encoding type II toxin-antitoxin system RelE/ParE family toxin, which gives rise to MSARFRLTKSAANDLLQIADYISGEDPAAAERVIDDIVSAIENLIKFPAMGRIREDLADRRHRV
- a CDS encoding NAD(P)-dependent alcohol dehydrogenase, with translation MKAYRMTQWQAAPELRDVDIREPGPGEVLVKVGGAGVCHSDLHVMDFPAGALPYTLPFTLGHENAGWVERLGPGVSGWAAGDPVIVYSVWGCGRCPACRVGAENYCEVAPLFFGGGLGHDGGMASHMIVPSARFLCPLGGLDPRQAAPLTDAGLTTYHAVKRSLSLLRPGSTAVIIGAGGLGQMAIQILKALSPAGVVAVDVSAEKLTAAKSLGADAVVASDDRAADHIRDLTRGAGAELVLDIVGSDATLQLAVAVSRRLGHLTLVGIAGGALSFSYLGVPTELSVASVFYGSIPELSEVVTLAQAGKIKTQVELFPLEQAPHVYERLREGTIKGRGVVAPNG